A region from the Triticum urartu cultivar G1812 chromosome 1, Tu2.1, whole genome shotgun sequence genome encodes:
- the LOC125533203 gene encoding S-type anion channel SLAH2-like, which produces MASRETSISKIGMAGLAGAGAGDHHDVLTEATAAGGGRMKEAALPAVHGESTSGDTPPLSVSINVPDSRSALHPSRMPRTRDAGAAPPSETPQSEVQQPQLHAQPSLVARGGGEVPAVPRSDSTRERDRRFDQFKTFSGRLERQLSTLRGVPQDPPAPHVDDGASSNSDDDDVPTADRYFAALEGPELDTLRSTEVPVLPEDETWPFLLRFPISAFGMCLGVNSQAMLWKTLESEPSMAFLHVHPTANYVFWWVSVALTVIVSVAYLLKVIFYFEAVRREFHHPVRVNFFFAPSIACLFLVKGEPHPVWEIHHVVYNLLMLPILCLGLKIYGQWMSSGERRLSKVANPSNHLAVVGNFVGALLGAKMGLRELPIFFFAVGLAHYAVLFVTLYQRLPTNVQLPKELHPVFFLFVAAPSVASMAWARISGEFNDGAKLLYFISLFLYMSLVVRISLFTGFRFSLAWWAYTFPMTSVALATALYASEVDNLLTRALAVGLAVIAVVTVTAVLATTLYHAFVCGDLFPNDVSIAITRRKPKFSKMLTQIRSSSSEVKDLVLSIPNFSSSSKHSSSNSRASNSAVVSLCLAHFSAAILVPIQKCFYRMTISHRHRRGSSSTSSATLGQEMVASPEMPAVTNDDEWLPPPKFLRGSAELPPPIGNESERPLIRPYGDT; this is translated from the exons ATGGCGTCCAGGGAGACCAGCATCAGCAAGATAGGGATGGCGGGGCTGGCCGGAGCGGGCGCCGGTGACCACCATGACGTTTTGACGGAGGCTACGGCTGCTGGTGGCGGCAGGATGAAGGAGGCGGCCCTGCCGGCGGTTCACGGTGAGTCGACGTCCGGGGACACGCCGCCGTTGTCTGTCTCCATCAACGTGCCGGACTCGCGGTCAGCGCTCCACCCCAGCAGAATGCCCCGTACCAGGGACGCCGGCGCCGCACCACCAAGTGAGACTCCACAAAGTGAGGTTCAGCAGCCCCAGCTCCACGCACAGCCGTCCCTGGTGGCCAGAGGTGGCGGGGAGGTGCCTGCGGTGCCGCGGAGCGACAGCACGCGGGAGCGTGACCGCCGATTCGATCAGTTCAAAACCTTCTCCGGTCGCCTTGAGCGGCAGCTCTCCACCCTCCGAGGAGTGCCACAGGATCCGCCGGCACCTCACGTTGATGACGGCGCCTCGTCCAACTCTGATGACGATGACGTGCCCACAGCCGACCGCTACTTCGCCGCACTCGAAGGCCCAGAGCTCGACACCCTTCGG TCGACGGAGGTCCCGGTGCTTCCCGAGGACGAGACGTGGCCATTCCTTCTCCGGTTCCCGATCAGCGCGTTCGGGATGTGCCTCGGGGTGAACAGCCAGGCCATGTTGTGGAAGACGCTCGAGTCGGAGCCATCCATGGCGTTCTTGCATGTGCACCCCACCGCCAACTACGTCTTCTGGTGGGTCTCCGTCGCCCTCACCGTCATCGTCTCCGTCGCCTACCTCCTCAAGGTCATTTTCTACTTCGAGGCCGTCCGTCGTGAGTTCCACCATCCTGTGCGCGTCAACTTCTTCTTCGCACCCTCGATCGCTTGTCTCTTCCTCGTCAAGGGTGAGCCGCATCCGGTCTGGGAGATCCACCACGTCGTCTATAACCTCCTCATGTTGCCCATCCTCTGCCTCGGCCTAAAGATCTACGGACAGTGGATGTCTAGTGGAGAGCGGcgcctctccaaagtggccaaccCGTCGAACCACCTTGCCGTTGTCGGCAACTTCGTCGGTGCGCTGCTCGGCGCCAAGATGGGCCTCAGGGAGCTGCCcatcttcttcttcgccgtcggGCTCGCGCACTACGCCGTGCTCTTCGTCACTCTCTACCAGAGGCTCCCCACCAATGTGCAGCTCCCCAAGGAGCTCCACCCAGTCTTCTTCCTCTTTGTCGCCGCGCCGAGCGTCGCGTCCATGGCATGGGCCAGGATCTCTGGCGAGTTCAATGACGGCGCCAAGCTCCTTTACTTCATCTCGCTCTTCCTCTACATGTCGCTAGTAGTGCGCATCAGCCTCTTCACGGGGTTTAGATTCTCGCTGGCCTGGTGGGCCTACACATTCCCGATGACAAGTGTGGCCCTAGCGACGGCGTTGTATGCATCAGAGGTGGACAACCTGTTGACGCGGGCACTGGCGGTGGGGCTGGCAGTGATCGCTGTCGTGACCGTGACCGCCGTGCTGGCCACGACCTTGTACCACGCCTTCGTGTGTGGAGACCTCTTCCCCAACGATGTGTCCATCGCCATCACGAGGAGGAAGCCCAAGTTCAGCAAGATGCTCACGCAAATTCGGTCGTCCAGCTCAGAAGTCAAGGATCTCGTCCTCTCCATTCCCAATTTCAGTTCTAGTTCCAAGCACTCCAGCTCCAACTCCAGGGCGAGCAACAGCGCTG TTGTTTCCCTCTGTCTTGCACATTTTTCTGCTGCTATACTTGTGCCAATTCAGAAATGT TTTTACAGGATGACAATTTCGCACCGCCACCGCAGGGGGTCATCCTCTACTAGCAGTGCTACACTAGGGCAAGAGATGGTTGCATCGCCAGAAATGCCAGCCGTTACAAATGATGATGAGTGGCTTCCACCTCCAAAATTCTTAAGAGGTTCTGCAGAACTTCCACCACCTATTGGAAATGAGTCTGAACGTCCATTGATTAGACCTTACGGCGACACGTGA